The Linepithema humile isolate Giens D197 chromosome 7, Lhum_UNIL_v1.0, whole genome shotgun sequence genome has a window encoding:
- the Usp12-46 gene encoding ubiquitin carboxyl-terminal hydrolase 46 isoform X1, with product MGANISQLERDIGSDQFPPNEHYFGLVNFGNTCYSNSVLQALYFCRPFREKVLEYKARNKRTKETLLTCLADLFYSIATQKKKVGSIAPKKFIARLRKEKEEFDNYMQQDAHEFLNFLINHINEIILAERTQSKPAGGKCGAGDAIGGSPPEPTWVHEIFQGILTSETRCLNCETVSSKDEDFFDLQVDVDQNTSITHCLRCFSNTETLCSDNKFKCDHCSSYQEAQKRMRVKKLPMILALHLKRFKYVEQYNRHIKVSHRVVFPLELRLFNTCLTAMDNCFKLQSDDAVNPDRLYDLVAVVIHCGSGPNRGHYISIVKSHGFWLLFDDDMVDKIDASTIEDFYGLTSDIQKSSETGYILFYQSRDCS from the exons gGTGCAAACATATCACAATTAGAAAGAGATATTGGCTCTGATCAGTTTCCGCCTAATGAACATTATTTTGGTTTAGTCAAT ttTGGTAACACTTGCTATAGCAATTCAGTATTGCAAGCTTTATACTTTTGTCGACCATTCAGAGAGAAGGTTCTAGAGTACAAGGCCAGAAATAAGCGAACTAAAGAGACACTACTAACATGCCTAGCcgatttattttacagtatTGCAACTCAGAAGAAAAAAGTAGGGTCTATAGCACCAAAAAAGTTTATCGCCAGATTGAGGAAAGAGAAAG aggaatttgataattacatGCAACAAGATGCACATGAGTTCTTGAATTTTCTCATAAATCACATAAATGAAATCATTCTGG CGGAGAGAACTCAGAGCAAGCCGGCTGGAGGAAAGTGTGGAGCGGGAGATGCCATTGGAGGATCGCCACCGGAGCCCACGTGGGTTCACGAGATATTTCAAGGGATACTGACCTCGGAAACGCGCTGCCTTAACTGTGAGACTGTTTCTAGCAAAGACGAGGACTTCTTTGATCTACAAGTCGATGTAGACCAAAATACTTCGATCACGCACTGCCTCAGATGCTTCTCCAATACAGAGACCCTGTGTAGCGACAACAAATTCAAATGCGATCATTGTAGCAGTTACCAGGAAGCTCAG AAACGTATGAGAGTCAAGAAGTTACCTATGATCCTAGCGTTGCATCTGAAAAGGTTTAAATATGTGGAGCAGTATAATCGTCACATAAAAGTGTCTCACAGGGTAGTTTTCCCATTGGAGCTCAGACTTTTCAATACt tGCTTAACAGCAATggataattgttttaaattacagAGTGATGATGCTGTAAACCCAGATCGTTTGTATGATTTGGTGGCAGTTGTGATACATTGCGGAAGTGGGCCTAATCGGGGGCATTACATTTCTATAGTTAAAAGTCATGGATTCTGGTTGCTCTTTGACGATGATATGGTCGAC aaaattgatgCTTCAACTATAGAAGATTTTTATGGACTTACGTCGGATATTCAGAAGAGTTCTGAAACTGGTTATATTCTCTTCTATCAATCGCGAGATTGtagttaa
- the Usp12-46 gene encoding ubiquitin carboxyl-terminal hydrolase 12 isoform X2, whose product MGANISQLERDIGSDQFPPNEHYFGLVNFGNTCYSNSVLQALYFCRPFREKVLEYKARNKRTKETLLTCLADLFYSIATQKKKVGSIAPKKFIARLRKEKEEFDNYMQQDAHEFLNFLINHINEIILAERTQSKPAGGKCGAGDAIGGSPPEPTWVHEIFQGILTSETRCLNCETVSSKDEDFFDLQVDVDQNTSITHCLRCFSNTETLCSDNKFKCDHCSSYQEAQKRMRVKKLPMILALHLKRFKYVEQYNRHIKVSHRVVFPLELRLFNTSDDAVNPDRLYDLVAVVIHCGSGPNRGHYISIVKSHGFWLLFDDDMVDKIDASTIEDFYGLTSDIQKSSETGYILFYQSRDCS is encoded by the exons gGTGCAAACATATCACAATTAGAAAGAGATATTGGCTCTGATCAGTTTCCGCCTAATGAACATTATTTTGGTTTAGTCAAT ttTGGTAACACTTGCTATAGCAATTCAGTATTGCAAGCTTTATACTTTTGTCGACCATTCAGAGAGAAGGTTCTAGAGTACAAGGCCAGAAATAAGCGAACTAAAGAGACACTACTAACATGCCTAGCcgatttattttacagtatTGCAACTCAGAAGAAAAAAGTAGGGTCTATAGCACCAAAAAAGTTTATCGCCAGATTGAGGAAAGAGAAAG aggaatttgataattacatGCAACAAGATGCACATGAGTTCTTGAATTTTCTCATAAATCACATAAATGAAATCATTCTGG CGGAGAGAACTCAGAGCAAGCCGGCTGGAGGAAAGTGTGGAGCGGGAGATGCCATTGGAGGATCGCCACCGGAGCCCACGTGGGTTCACGAGATATTTCAAGGGATACTGACCTCGGAAACGCGCTGCCTTAACTGTGAGACTGTTTCTAGCAAAGACGAGGACTTCTTTGATCTACAAGTCGATGTAGACCAAAATACTTCGATCACGCACTGCCTCAGATGCTTCTCCAATACAGAGACCCTGTGTAGCGACAACAAATTCAAATGCGATCATTGTAGCAGTTACCAGGAAGCTCAG AAACGTATGAGAGTCAAGAAGTTACCTATGATCCTAGCGTTGCATCTGAAAAGGTTTAAATATGTGGAGCAGTATAATCGTCACATAAAAGTGTCTCACAGGGTAGTTTTCCCATTGGAGCTCAGACTTTTCAATACt AGTGATGATGCTGTAAACCCAGATCGTTTGTATGATTTGGTGGCAGTTGTGATACATTGCGGAAGTGGGCCTAATCGGGGGCATTACATTTCTATAGTTAAAAGTCATGGATTCTGGTTGCTCTTTGACGATGATATGGTCGAC aaaattgatgCTTCAACTATAGAAGATTTTTATGGACTTACGTCGGATATTCAGAAGAGTTCTGAAACTGGTTATATTCTCTTCTATCAATCGCGAGATTGtagttaa
- the RpL21 gene encoding large ribosomal subunit protein eL21: MTNSKGYRRGTRDLFSRKFRKHGTIPLSTYMKTYKVGDIVDIKGNGAVQKGMPYKVYHGKTGRVFNVTAHALGVIVNKRVRGRIIAKRINVRIEHLSHSKCRDDFLKRVKENERLRKEAKEKSIHVQLKRQPAEPSKAHIVSGREAPILLAPVPYEFIA, encoded by the coding sequence ATGACCAACTCGAAGGGTTATAGACGTGGTACGAGAGACTTGTTCTCTCGCAAATTTCGTAAACATGGAACCATTCCCTTATCTACGTATATGAAGACGTATAAAGTCGGCGATATCGTTGACATCAAGGGCAATGGTGCTGTACAGAAAGGTATGCCGTACAAAGTCTACCATGGCAAGACTGGCCGTGTATTCAACGTAACGGCACATGCCTTGGGTGTAATTGTTAACAAGAGGGTGCGTGGACGTATCATCGCCAAGAGGATCAATGTACGCATCGAGCATCTAAGCCACTCCAAGTGCAGGGATGATTTCCTCAAGCGTGTCAAGGAGAACGAGAGGCTCAGGAAGGAGGCGAAGGAGAAGAGCATTCATGTCCAGCTCAAAAGGCAACCCGCTGAACCGTCTAAAGCACATATTGTATCAGGACGCGAAGCACCCATCTTACTCGCACCTGTCCCATATGAATTTattgcttaa
- the LOC105673511 gene encoding SANT and BTB domain regulator of class switch recombination isoform X1, whose product MESHKNNNVALNANAVLKSCASTINEAERLRSLQEDEHSKLTIGAFFEFMRTAYQVNDSFEGLATVLSANSEIDWHELTRINLDLEKCEDNKISNDNLNVQEEGNKNVNPIQDLLLQTISSKETCTSENAINSQSSVTSCSTQINETCNKNDSTQESNSAEDNSNKCSETVKEVNQLLESQAQNQKEKQSKEHLEESEYGLAKIMKENLRDVLHEGLLDSVLPYMLPKSALSQPVIKKSAAPTIDVKKSASLGNIVDNKVVVIHKERDKEKNKANKKSLENEVEIHVCDEDKNIKKNFRCPQKLLIQKMCYFADVTAGQKLDEIDISVHCDVVIFDWLMRWVKKDIIKKSEWPVLEASNVIPIMVSACFLQMEPLLENCLQYCHDNMSDILKTSTILTCLDDNLLTRLAELFTNEDVELLKDKKDKIQSRLFCKLIMSLVEATPDNRKGHYSSLATLFKCGKCNKNVIQSISDFVPCVPSAMKIDNKGAVHSKHVRDLTWTLNDYVITLRSELRSWRKVYWRLWGDCHFLFCQQCNVYFPIHQIDWCCYHPEPAQFFVNEQQRPTPFPLGRYPCCSQRAYRFEALSNQGGCRYKEHMPDIKSEKELHILNILTAHREVITIEPPQLFFPEKITRLVTRDPSLRPGKLVCKDTMWWNGIELVPPRAKLGLLGKIWGGSGFRRLLQAQDSQKSLQKLRRQISVTTDVSSPTSSTTDEDDEDDGGTACEDSSVDDESYYSEESNTLCALQPKYLNSHKSNGRCWSGNLNVRHNQDNQRDFEERAAAQMIALLTKRTVTENLLTKSYKQQHSYKNKQPIGGTYVKLEAELREQLTQICKYKNPLIGKSRTKSNKS is encoded by the exons ATGGAGTCGcataagaataataatgtagCTTTAAATGCAAATGCAGTATTAAAATCATGTGCTTCGACGATTAACGAAG CTGAGAGATTGCGAAGTCTTCAGGAAGACGAACACTCAAAATTAACGATTGGAgcatttttcgaatttatGAGAACTGCGTATCAAGTTAATGATAGTTTCGAAGGTTTGGCCACTGTACTGAGTGCCAATAGCGAAATTGATTGGCATGAGTTAACAAGAATCAATTTAGATCTAGAAAAGTgtgaagataataaaataagtaatgaCAATCTCAATGTTCAAGAAGAAGGAAACAAGAATGTTAATCCTATACAAGATTTATTGTTGCAAACAATAAGTAGCAAAGAAACATGTACATCAGAGAATGCAATAAACTCTCAATCTTCTGTGACATCTTGCAGTACTCAGATTAACGAGACATGCAATAAGAATGACTCTACGCAGGAATCTAACAGTGCAGaagataattctaataaatgttCAGAGACAGTTAAAGAAGTAAATCAATTGTTGGAAAGCCAAGCCCAGAATCAAAAGGAAAAACAGTCTAAAGAGCACTTGGAAGAAAGTGAATATGGTTTAGCAAAAATCATGAAGGAAAATCTAAGAGATGTCTTGCATGAAGGATTACTGGACTCTGTTTTGCCGTACATGCTTCCCAAGTCTGCACTGTCACAAcctgttataaaaaaatctgctGCTCCCACtatagatgttaaaaaaagtgCTTCATTGGGTAACATAGTTGACAATAAAGTGGTAGTCATTCACAAGGAAAGAGATAAGGAAAAGAATAAGGCAAACAAGAAATCTTTAGA gaACGAAGTGGAGATCCATGTATGCgatgaagataaaaatatcaaaaagaaCTTCAGATGTCCGCAAAAACTTCTTATACAAAAGATGTGTTATTTTGCTGATGTCACAGCAGGACAGAAACTCGACGAGATAGACATATCGGTACATTGTGATGTCGTTATTTTTGACTGGTTGATGAGATGGGTGAAGAAGGATATTATAAAGAAGTCAGAGTGGCCAGTTCTGGAGGCGAGTAATGTCATACCGATTATGGTATCCGCCTGCTTCCTACAAATGGAACCACTTTTGGAGAACTGTCTTCAATACTGCCATGACAATATGTCAGATATTTTGAAGACATCCACGATTTTAACATGTCTAGACGATAATCTGCTCACAAG ATTGGCAGAATTATTTACCAACGAAGATGTTGAACTACTAAAGGacaagaaagataaaattcagAGTCGTCTGTTCTGCAAACTGATCATGTCGCTAGTGGAAGCCACTCCGGATAACAGGAAAGGACATTATAGCTCATTAGCCACCTTGTTTAAATGCGGAAAGTGCAACAAGAATGTTATACAGTCGATTTCCGATTTTGTGCCTTGTGTTCCAAGTGCAATGAAAATTGACAACAAGGGAGCTGTGCACAGTAAACACGTTAG AGACTTGACGTGGACATTGAACGATTACGTTATTACCTTACGATCTGAATTACGCTCTTGGCGCAAGGTCTATTGGAGATTGTGGGGAGATTGCCATTTCTTGTTCTGTCAGCAGTGCAACGTGTACTTTCCAATACATCAGATTGATTGGTGTTGTTATCATCCAGAACCTGCACAATTCTTCGTGAACGAGCAGCAAAGGCCTACGCCTTTTCCATTAGGACGATATCCATGTTGCAGTCAACGTGCCTATAGATTTGAAGCTTTGTCAAATCAAGGCGGATGCAGGTACAAA GAGCACATGCCAGACATAAAGAGTGAGAAAGAATtacacatattaaatattctgacAGCGCACAGAGAAGTGATAACTATCGAACCGCCTCAGCTTTTCTTCCCAGAAAAAATCACACGACTAGTGACGCGCGATCCGTCTCTCCGCCCGGGCAAGTTGGTGTGCAAAGATACAATGTGGTGGAATGGCATAGAACTCGTGCCACCGAGAGCGAAACTTGGCCTGCTTG gaaaaATTTGGGGAGGCTCGGGATTCCGTCGATTGCTCCAGGCGCAAGATTCACAAAAGTCTTTGCAGAAGCTTCGTCGACAAATTTCCGTAACCACCGACGTTTCGTCTCCTACTTCGTCGACCACGGACGAGGACGACGAGGATGACGGTGGGACCGCGTGCGAGGACAGCAGTGTAGACGACGAATCGTATTACAGCGAGGAATCCAATACATTATGCGCGTTGCAGCCCAAGTATTTGAACAGTCACAA gAGTAACGGTAGATGTTGGAGCGGTAACTTGAATGTAAGACACAATCAAGATAATCAGAGAGATTTTGAGGAAAGAGCTGCCGCGCAGATGATAGCTCTGTTAACGAAGAGAACGGTCACGGAGAATTTGCTTACGAAATCTTATAAGCAACAGCATAGCTACAAAAATAAGCAACCTATCG gTGGAACGTATGTAAAATTAGAAGCCGAATTGCGCGAACAGTTAACTCagatttgtaaatataagaatcCTCTAATAGGAAAGTCTCGTACCAAATCGAACAAATCTTGa
- the LOC105673511 gene encoding SANT and BTB domain regulator of class switch recombination isoform X2 — translation MESHKNNNVALNANAVLKSCASTINEAERLRSLQEDEHSKLTIGAFFEFMRTAYQVNDSFEGLATVLSANSEIDWHELTRINLDLEKCEDNKISNDNLNVQEEGNKNVNPIQDLLLQTISSKETCTSENAINSQSSVTSCSTQINETCNKNDSTQESNSAEDNSNKCSETVKEVNQLLESQAQNQKEKQSKEHLEESEYGLAKIMKENLRDVLHEGLLDSVLPYMLPKSALSQPVIKKSAAPTIDVKKSASLGNIVDNKVVVIHKERDKEKNKANKKSLENEVEIHVCDEDKNIKKNFRCPQKLLIQKMCYFADVTAGQKLDEIDISVHCDVVIFDWLMRWVKKDIIKKSEWPVLEASNVIPIMVSACFLQMEPLLENCLQYCHDNMSDILKTSTILTCLDDNLLTRLAELFTNEDVELLKDKKDKIQSRLFCKLIMSLVEATPDNRKGHYSSLATLFKCGKCNKNVIQSISDFVPCVPSAMKIDNKGAVHSKHVRDLTWTLNDYVITLRSELRSWRKVYWRLWGDCHFLFCQQCNVYFPIHQIDWCCYHPEPAQFFVNEQQRPTPFPLGRYPCCSQRAYRFEALSNQGGCRYKEHMPDIKSEKELHILNILTAHREVITIEPPQLFFPEKITRLVTRDPSLRPGKLVCKDTMWWNGIELVPPRAKLGLLGKIWGGSGFRRLLQAQDSQKSLQKLRRQISVTTDVSSPTSSTTDEDDEDDGGTACEDSSVDDESYYSEESNTLCALQPKSNGRCWSGNLNVRHNQDNQRDFEERAAAQMIALLTKRTVTENLLTKSYKQQHSYKNKQPIGGTYVKLEAELREQLTQICKYKNPLIGKSRTKSNKS, via the exons ATGGAGTCGcataagaataataatgtagCTTTAAATGCAAATGCAGTATTAAAATCATGTGCTTCGACGATTAACGAAG CTGAGAGATTGCGAAGTCTTCAGGAAGACGAACACTCAAAATTAACGATTGGAgcatttttcgaatttatGAGAACTGCGTATCAAGTTAATGATAGTTTCGAAGGTTTGGCCACTGTACTGAGTGCCAATAGCGAAATTGATTGGCATGAGTTAACAAGAATCAATTTAGATCTAGAAAAGTgtgaagataataaaataagtaatgaCAATCTCAATGTTCAAGAAGAAGGAAACAAGAATGTTAATCCTATACAAGATTTATTGTTGCAAACAATAAGTAGCAAAGAAACATGTACATCAGAGAATGCAATAAACTCTCAATCTTCTGTGACATCTTGCAGTACTCAGATTAACGAGACATGCAATAAGAATGACTCTACGCAGGAATCTAACAGTGCAGaagataattctaataaatgttCAGAGACAGTTAAAGAAGTAAATCAATTGTTGGAAAGCCAAGCCCAGAATCAAAAGGAAAAACAGTCTAAAGAGCACTTGGAAGAAAGTGAATATGGTTTAGCAAAAATCATGAAGGAAAATCTAAGAGATGTCTTGCATGAAGGATTACTGGACTCTGTTTTGCCGTACATGCTTCCCAAGTCTGCACTGTCACAAcctgttataaaaaaatctgctGCTCCCACtatagatgttaaaaaaagtgCTTCATTGGGTAACATAGTTGACAATAAAGTGGTAGTCATTCACAAGGAAAGAGATAAGGAAAAGAATAAGGCAAACAAGAAATCTTTAGA gaACGAAGTGGAGATCCATGTATGCgatgaagataaaaatatcaaaaagaaCTTCAGATGTCCGCAAAAACTTCTTATACAAAAGATGTGTTATTTTGCTGATGTCACAGCAGGACAGAAACTCGACGAGATAGACATATCGGTACATTGTGATGTCGTTATTTTTGACTGGTTGATGAGATGGGTGAAGAAGGATATTATAAAGAAGTCAGAGTGGCCAGTTCTGGAGGCGAGTAATGTCATACCGATTATGGTATCCGCCTGCTTCCTACAAATGGAACCACTTTTGGAGAACTGTCTTCAATACTGCCATGACAATATGTCAGATATTTTGAAGACATCCACGATTTTAACATGTCTAGACGATAATCTGCTCACAAG ATTGGCAGAATTATTTACCAACGAAGATGTTGAACTACTAAAGGacaagaaagataaaattcagAGTCGTCTGTTCTGCAAACTGATCATGTCGCTAGTGGAAGCCACTCCGGATAACAGGAAAGGACATTATAGCTCATTAGCCACCTTGTTTAAATGCGGAAAGTGCAACAAGAATGTTATACAGTCGATTTCCGATTTTGTGCCTTGTGTTCCAAGTGCAATGAAAATTGACAACAAGGGAGCTGTGCACAGTAAACACGTTAG AGACTTGACGTGGACATTGAACGATTACGTTATTACCTTACGATCTGAATTACGCTCTTGGCGCAAGGTCTATTGGAGATTGTGGGGAGATTGCCATTTCTTGTTCTGTCAGCAGTGCAACGTGTACTTTCCAATACATCAGATTGATTGGTGTTGTTATCATCCAGAACCTGCACAATTCTTCGTGAACGAGCAGCAAAGGCCTACGCCTTTTCCATTAGGACGATATCCATGTTGCAGTCAACGTGCCTATAGATTTGAAGCTTTGTCAAATCAAGGCGGATGCAGGTACAAA GAGCACATGCCAGACATAAAGAGTGAGAAAGAATtacacatattaaatattctgacAGCGCACAGAGAAGTGATAACTATCGAACCGCCTCAGCTTTTCTTCCCAGAAAAAATCACACGACTAGTGACGCGCGATCCGTCTCTCCGCCCGGGCAAGTTGGTGTGCAAAGATACAATGTGGTGGAATGGCATAGAACTCGTGCCACCGAGAGCGAAACTTGGCCTGCTTG gaaaaATTTGGGGAGGCTCGGGATTCCGTCGATTGCTCCAGGCGCAAGATTCACAAAAGTCTTTGCAGAAGCTTCGTCGACAAATTTCCGTAACCACCGACGTTTCGTCTCCTACTTCGTCGACCACGGACGAGGACGACGAGGATGACGGTGGGACCGCGTGCGAGGACAGCAGTGTAGACGACGAATCGTATTACAGCGAGGAATCCAATACATTATGCGCGTTGCAGCCCAA gAGTAACGGTAGATGTTGGAGCGGTAACTTGAATGTAAGACACAATCAAGATAATCAGAGAGATTTTGAGGAAAGAGCTGCCGCGCAGATGATAGCTCTGTTAACGAAGAGAACGGTCACGGAGAATTTGCTTACGAAATCTTATAAGCAACAGCATAGCTACAAAAATAAGCAACCTATCG gTGGAACGTATGTAAAATTAGAAGCCGAATTGCGCGAACAGTTAACTCagatttgtaaatataagaatcCTCTAATAGGAAAGTCTCGTACCAAATCGAACAAATCTTGa